A section of the Pirellulales bacterium genome encodes:
- a CDS encoding ParB/RepB/Spo0J family partition protein: MITTPTKTKPPTKKARPRAAQDAIAAEGPNSRHQFQVLLLTQLEPSPTNPRKHFDESALEELAATIRQHGIIEPLVVRQQIDCVGGDGRARYEIVGGERRWRAAKIVKLRDVPCRVVRLSAAEVIEIQIVENLARADLNPIEEAEGFDALLARGLTQAELAHKLGRAQGHISNRVRLLELPPAIRELIAAQKLPPTHARLLVPYRAAPKIMDRVVQSLAAR; this comes from the coding sequence ATGATCACCACCCCCACAAAAACAAAGCCGCCCACCAAAAAAGCCCGCCCCCGCGCCGCACAGGACGCCATCGCGGCCGAAGGCCCCAACAGTCGCCACCAGTTCCAGGTTTTGCTGCTGACCCAACTGGAACCCAGCCCCACCAACCCGCGCAAGCATTTTGACGAGTCGGCGCTCGAGGAGCTGGCCGCCACCATTCGCCAGCATGGCATCATCGAGCCGCTCGTCGTCCGCCAACAAATCGATTGCGTGGGCGGCGACGGCCGCGCCCGCTACGAGATCGTCGGCGGCGAGCGCCGCTGGCGCGCGGCCAAAATAGTAAAACTCCGCGACGTGCCATGCCGCGTCGTCCGCCTCAGCGCCGCCGAAGTGATCGAGATTCAGATCGTCGAAAATCTGGCCCGCGCCGACCTGAACCCGATCGAGGAGGCCGAGGGTTTTGACGCGCTGCTAGCGCGTGGCCTGACCCAAGCCGAACTCGCCCACAAGCTGGGCCGCGCCCAGGGACACATTTCCAATCGGGTCCGCCTGCTCGAATTGCCCCCCGCGATCCGCGAACTGATCGCCGCGCAAAAACTGCCGCCGACGCATGCCCGCCTGCTGGTCCCCTACCGCGCCGCGCCCAAAATCATGGACCGCGTGGTCCAGTCGCTCGCCGCCCG